The DNA segment AAATTCGAAAAGGAAATCTGATCGCAACGGTGGGATCCACCGGCAACGTAACCGGTCCGCACTTACATTATGAAATCTGGATCGGAGAATCCAATCGAACCGATCCGATGGAATATGTAAAAGTTCCAGTCTATTGATCTCGACTTGGGTATCGTCTCATGGCAAAGAAGAAAAACGAAGCGGAAAAATCCCTTTCCGCGAAAGAAGCTAAGCAAGAAATAGCCAAGCTTTCAAACGAGATTCGCCAACACCAACATCTGTATTACGTAAAAAACAAAGCGAAAATTTCAGATTTCGAATTCGATAAGCTTTTTCGCAGACTTCAGGATTTAGAGGAATTATTTCCACAGTTCAAGGATCCCGCGAGTCCGACTCTGGTGGTGGGCTCGGATCTGGATAAGGACTTTGAAAAATTCCAACACAAACTCCCCGTTCTTTCTCTCATCAACACTTACAACGACGAAGAACTTTTGGATTGGGTCAACAAAACGGATCCGGAAGGAATTTATTCGGTAGAATGGAAGATCGACGGGGCATCGATCGTGTTATATTATGAAAATGGAATGCTTCAAAACGGAGTCACCCGAGGTTCGGGCGGGATCGGAGACGATGTTACCGATAACATCAGAACGATTCGAAACATTCCTCTTCGATTGCCCGAGCCGGTCACTGTTTATCTCCGCGGCGAGGTTTTTATGACCTTCAAAGACTTTGAAGAATACAACGAGATTTCTTCGGGAAAGTATGCAAATCCGAGAAATTTATCCGCGGGTTCGATCAAACAAAAGAATTCTTCGGAAACCGCAAAACGTCCCCTTCGAATTTTTACTTACGACGCGACCTTTCCGGAAGAATCGAAAAAATTCAAAAAACATCAAGATATTCTTTCTAAACTCGATAAACTTACGTTTCCCGTTCCTCCGAATACCGTTTTTGTAACCGGATCCAAGATTGCAAAAACCATCAAAGATTTTAAAAAGAAAAAAGAATCTCTCGGGTTTCCCACAGACGGACTTGTGATCAAACTCGATGATATCTCCAAAAGGGATGCGCTCGGCTATACGTCTCATTCTCCTCGTTGGGCAAGAGCCTACAAATTTGATGCGGTGTTAAAAGAAAGCAAGATCGTAAATATCACATACGCGGTAGGGCGCACCGGAAAAATTACTCCTCGCGCCGAGATTGAACCTGTAAGTTTGGCGGGAACCACTGTCACGTTTGCGACCTTGCACAATCAGGATTATATCGACGAGCTAGGGGTTGGCATTGGAGCGATTGTTCGAGTCGCCAAACGAGGCGAGATCATTCCCGCAGTCGAGGAGGTGGTTACACCCGGTAAGGATGTCTACCAAATTCCGGATCGTTGTCCTTCTTGTAAAACAAAGACGATCAAAAAAGAGAATTTGGTAGACCTGTTTTGCCCCAACCCGAATTGTCCCGATCGAGTGAAGAATGGAATCATCTTTTTTTGTCAGAGAAAACAGATGGATATCGAAGGACTCGGAGACAAGCAGATCGAATTTTTATACGATCATGATTATGTTCGATCCGTCGCCGATCTATACGATTTAAAAAACAAAAAAGAAACTTTGATGGAAGAAGAAGGTTTTGGAGAAAAGAGTGTTTCCATCATTCTAAACGGGATCGAAGAATCCAAACAAAAGGATTTTCGTTTTGTTTTACCTTCGATCGGACTTCCTGAAATCGGCCATAAAGTTACGGAGCTTCTGATCGAACACGGAATCGATTCTATAGATCAGATTCTTGCCATCGCAAAGGACGAGGAAAAGACAGAATCATTATTGGAAATTCCGGGTATCGGTCCTTCCACAATCATAGCATTTAAAGAAAACTTTTCGGATCAACGAATTCTAAAACTCATCCATCATTTGAAAAAATCCGGTTTGAAGATGAAAGCAGATCCCGTCAAGGTTGCGGATGAGCAGCCGTTTGAGGGTCAGTCATGGTGTGTTACCGGTTCTTTTGAAAACTTTCAACCTCGAGATAAGGCTATGGATTTGATCGTATATTACGGTGGAAGAAAGGTAAGCGCGGTAAGTTCTAAAACGACACATTTGCTGGCGGGCCCGGGAGCCGGTTCTAAATTAGAAAAAGCGAATGAATTGGGAATCACAGTTTATGATGAAACGCAATTTTTAGATTTGCTCAGATCCTTAGGGATCGATTTTAAAAATTCTCTCTGAACGATTCAAAGATTTTTATTTGATTAGAAAATTCGAGTTTGTTAGAATTTTAATAAATTTTAATATACTCTCCGATCCTTGACTTACAACTTTTCAAAACCGTATCTCCATTTATTCTAAAATCCGATTTCAACCTTGAATTAACAGCGAAAACCAAAAAATTCGAACTCATCTTCTTTGCTCATTTATATTGATTTCGAAATATAAAAACGGATCCTGATTGTCGATCGTTTTATAGAACTCATTGATCGAAGGTCCTCGTCGAACCCTTTTCAAAGAAATGAGACAAAATCTAACTTATTTCGGTTTTTCAAAACAGACTTTTATCGTTTTTACGACCTGGTTTTGATGAACAATGATTCATTATTTAGTGAACATTTGTTTATTAATTTCAATTTGATTGTTTTTATCAAAAAGAACTTGATAGGCTCGCTTTCGTTTCTATTCTTTCTGCCGTAAGAGTGAATTTCTTTTTTTTGAGGAACGATTTTGAATACTGAATTTCGATATTTATACGACCTATTGGAATTTACCGTTAAACGTTTTCCCGAAAAGGAAACTTTTTGTAAACGAACCGATTATGAAATCAAAGGACGAACTTTTTCAACCGTAAAAAATCAGGTTGATGAAATGACTGCAGGGTTGATTGCGGAAGGAATTACAAATGAAGATAAGATTCTTTATCTTTGTGATGCGAGCACGAATTGGTTTGTGGCGGATTTATCCATCATCAGTTCGGGTGCTGTTTGTGTTCCCCGAGGAACCGATGTTGTGGATGACGATATTCTTTATATTGTCAATCACTCCGAAAGCCGTTATGCGATCGTTCAAAAAGATAGAGACAAACAAAGACTGATACAGCTTGCATCAAAAATTCCAGAGATTGAAAAAATATTCGTATTGGAAGACGACAAAGGAGAATTAAAATCCGGTTCGGACGGCGCTCTTACTTTGATGCAATCCGGAAGAGAATATCTTAAAAAACAACCGGATGCAATTCGTAAACGATTGAATGAAAAATCCCCCGACGAACTTGCAACTCTGATTTATACCTCAGGCACAACGGGCGCCCCAAAAGGTGTGATGCTCAACCAAACCGGATGGATTTCCGCAGTAGATAAAGTGGTCCGTTTCACTGGGCTTACATCGGAAGATTCGGGTGTGAGTTTACTGCCGCCTTGGCATGCGTTTGAACGTGCGATCGAATATTGTACCGTAGGACTCGGAGCCGCATTCTTAGTTTCTAATATTACTTCTCTCAAAGAAGATTTGAGAGATTTTAGACCGACTTTATTTCCTTCCGTTCCCAGAATCTGGGAATCTCTTTATAACGGAATTATGACCAAGGTATCCAAAGAGTCCTCGATCAAAAAAAGTCTCTTTTATTTCTTTTTAGAGATAGGAATGATTTGGGCGCATAATAAATCCATTGTACTAGGTTATGATTTTCAAATTGAAAAACCGTTCTTTCTGACACAAACAACGAGAAAGTTGATCGCATTCGTTAAATTGATTCTTTTGTCGCCTCTCAAGTTATGCGCCATTGCTATCTTTTCTTCGGTTCACAAAGCGTTGGGAGGTCGTCTTCGAGTCTCTGTGTCGGCGGGAAGCGCTCTTCCAAGCGTAGTCGATAAATTCTTATCCGCGATCGGATTGATCGTTTTGGAGGGATATGGAATGACGGAAACTTCTGCCGTTACTTCCGTTCGAAAGCCCGAACGACCTTCTCCTGGTACTGTCGGGATTCCTGTGGAGGGATACGAGTATCGATTGAAAGACGAAGCCGGAAATTCGATTCCAAAAGGAAGTTTTCAAAAAGGAACTCTTTGGCTGAAATCAAAACAGATTCTTATGGGATATTACAAACGTCCGGAACTCAATAAAGTTGTCTTTGATAAAGACGGTTTTTTTGATACCGGAGATATCATGCGAGTCAGCTACCGAGGAGAGCTTTCTTTTGCGGGAAGAGCAAAAGATACGATCGTACTCGCGGGAGGTGAGAATGTGGAACCGGTTCCAATCGAAGATCAGCTTCTCAATTCACCTTATATCAATCAGGTAATGGTTACCGGACACGAAAGCAAACATCTTGTTGTTTTAATTGTTCCGGATTTTGATCGAATGAGGGCGCAGTTTGACGGACTTCCGGGGGATACGAAAGAATGGAATCGAAATCAAAAGATTCGAGAGGTTTTTAAAAATGAAATCGCATCCAGAATTTCACGAAAAAAAGGATATAAAGCTTTTGAGCTGGTACCGCAGAACGCTTTTTATATAGTTCCCCGTCCTTTTGACTTGGACAAAGAAATGACCAGAACATTGAAGATAAAGCGAAATGAAATATTAGATAATTTTAAAGAAGAAATCATGGAGTTAATGAAATAGTATGTTATTTTTAAATCCATATTTGGAAAGCGAGGATAGAGACTTTTATATTACGGTTAAGGAATTTGCCAAAGAAAAAGCTTTTCCAACCGTGGAACAAAGAGACGAGGATTGTATTTGGGATAGCGAACTCTGGAAAGAAATGGGCTCCATGGGACTTTTGGGAATTCCACTACCCGAGCAATACGGAGGACAAGGAGGAACTTGTTTTCAGTGTTGTCTCGCACAAGAGGCGTTTAACGCGGGTTCGCTGGATTCCGGATTCGGACTTTCTTGGGGAGCCCACATGATCATAGGAACTCTTCCGATTTTATTTCAAGGAACGGACGCGCAAAAGAATAAATATCTTCCGAAACTCGCATCGGGAGAGTGGATCGCCGGTCTTGGGTTGACCGAGCCCGATTCGGGATCCGACGCGGCCGATATGCGAACTTTCGCCGAAAAAACGCAAGGCGGTTTTATCTTAAACGGAAGTAAGATGTATATTACAAATGGTCCGATTGGCCAGGTGTTTATCATAATGGCAAGAACCACAAAGTCTCGAGGACCGATGGGTGTTTCCGCTTTTATCGTAGAATCTCATAGGAAAGGCTTTCGAGTATCGAAGGTTCTTAAAAAACTCGGACACAATACTTCTACAACCGCGGAACTTTCGTTTGAGGATATGTTTGTTCCCGATGAAAATTTATTGGGACCGCTCAATTCGGGTTTTTTAAGAATCGGAAAAGCGACCTTAGAATGGGAAAGAACCGTGTTAATCGCCGCTTTGATGGGAGGAATGGAGAATGCGGTGGAGAGCTGTCTTCAATATGCCTGGAATCGACATCAATTCGGAAAGCCAATCTTATCCTTTTTTGCAATAAAAGAAAAGATTGCGAGAACCTGGGTCTATCTGTGCGCAGCACGAAGGTTGATTTATTTCGTAGCACGTAAAAAAGATTCGGAACCGAAGGTGAGTCTTCCTATGGAAAGCTCCATCGTAAAACTCTACGCTTCCGAAGTATCTGAAGAGATCGCCTCTGACGCGGTGCAGATTTTTGGCGGGATGGGTTATATGCGGGAAGTTCCGGTGAGCAGACTTTTCAGAGATGTAAAGTTAGGCACCATTGGAGGAGGGACTTCCGAAGTGCAAAGAAGTATCATTTCCGCGAGTTACGGCGGTTTTGATAAATTTAAGAATATCATTGAAAGTTCGGTTTCCGAAGAAATAAGAAACGAGACGGACAAAAAAACAAAAGAGACCCCCGTTACCGAATTGGTTTCCAGTCTGGAAAAACTGATTCAGGCCGTGGGAGAACACCCGGGAAGAAAAAAAAGACAATCCACCGAATTCGGTTTTGCGGATCTTCTTACCTTAACCACGATTTTAAAACTGAGCGTTTGGGATCTCATCGAAAACAGCAATCACTACAAAACTGAGGACAAAGAAAGAGATATTCATATTCTTGCATATTATTTAACGGCTCGTTATATACGCGGGATCGTTTATCTCAAAGATTTGGATGCCGACGGAGTCTCTCGATTTTTGCGGGCATTCGGAAATTTATCGGTGCCTGAAAAAGAAATCGAGAATTGTATCGAATTTCTAAAAGAAGGAATTCTCGGAGCAACTGTTTCCGCTTAAATTTACGGAGTATTTAAAGAATGTATCAAAAAGGGAAATCCTACAAAGAAATTGAGATCGGAGACAAGGCTAGTTTTTCTAAAACGATCACAGAAACGGATATTTATCTTTTTGCGGGGATCAGCGGAGACTTCAACCCTCTTCATGTGGATGAAGAATATGCAAAAACCACGGCTTTTGGAACACGGATCGCGCATGGAGGACTGGCTGCTTCTCTTTTAGCTCCCGTTTTAGGAATGAAACTTCCCGGACTCGGAACCGTGGCTTTGGAAACAATGACCAAGTTTAGAAAACCGGTATTTCCGGGAGATACGATCACATGTACAGTTGAGGTAAAGGCAAAGATCGAGAGGATACAAATGGTAGAAATGAAAATTCTCTGGACCAATCAAAAAGGAGAAACGATCGGAAAGGGAAACTGTAAAGTTCTTCCTCCGGGATCAAATCCCTGATTAGACCGTATATTCAAAAAATATAATTATTAAAGGCAATGGAATGAATCCTGTTTTACTTGGCGTTAGCGATTCGATCGCGTCCGATTTTCCGGAAGAATATAAAGAGTGGCCCGGAGAAAAGAAGGTTTTAGAGCATTATAAAAAATCAATTCACGATCTTCTCCAATTTTTGGGAATGAAACCGGAAACTCTTCAGGAAACGATTACGGATTTTGTCAGCATCGAACCTGCTTCTTTAGGAAAGTCCGGCTATGGGCACAGTGTTCGGATCGCAAATGAACTGGGTTATACCGGATTTCGTTCTCATTTGATCGATCTGGGCGGTGCGAGTGTGACCGGAGCGATCGGACAAGCAAGAATCATTCTACGATCCGATCCGGAGGCTGTTGTTTTGGTTGCTGCGGCCGACATTCCTAAATCCGCATTCAAACAGGTTTCCGATATGAAACGTCTCAACGAGACGGTATGTCATCCGATTTTTGAACTCAACTACGGGGCTACGTTGATCGCTATGTACGGTCTTTTGATGAAACGAACGATGTTTGAAGATGGAATCACTCAAAACGATTTGGAAGAGATCACAAAAAAATTCAGATCCAACGCGATTACCAATCCACGGGCTCATGTATATCAACAAGAGATCACTGAAAAACAACTTCGAAGAACGATCGCGGATCCTTATCCGGCACCTATGATCGCGATCGTTACCGATCACGGTTTTGCGACTCTTCTGATGTCCGAAAAAAAAGCGAAGAAGCTAAAATCACAGGGAAAATTGAGAAAGGATTTGAATCCGATGTATCTGATCGGAGCCGGTCACGCAGCACATGCGGAATACTTTATGCTTAAGGGAGATTTTGCAACACCGGCAGGAAGCGCAGGTGAGATCGCGTTTGCTTCCGCGGGAATCGAAAGGGAAGAAATCGATTACGCATGGATCTACGATTGTTTTACGGGAATGCTGATTCTTCAATCGTCCGAGTATTTTGGAATTTCCAAAAAGAATGCGGCCAACAGTTTGAAAAGAGGAGAGCTGGAATTCAAAAACGGAAAAAAGATTAAGATCAACGAGATGGGTGGAATTTTGAATTATCAGGCGGCAATGTCGATTTCTGCCGCAACCGGGCTGATCGATCTTGCGACTCATTATGGATTGTATTCTAAAAACGTTCCGAATATCGAAATCAATCGTCCCGCAAAGTCTTTGTTGGGGGGAAACGGAGGAGTGGACAGTATCAACTCGGTCGCAATTTTTTCTTCCACGCCTTCCAAAACAAAATCAAGAGTGCCTCAGTCAAAAAAACTTTTTCTCAATCAAAACGGAGCCAAGGAAAACGAAACCGGCCTTGTTTATTCTTCCACCACCGTAAATATGAATCCGGGATCTTTTACAAAAGCCCCTTATTCTTTAGCATTGGTAAAAATGGGGAGCGGAAGATACGTCATGGTAAACGTTTTTGATTTTCAGGGAGAGCTTTTGAAAACCGACCAATCACTGCAAATCGATCGTTCGAAATTAAAAATTGTGAATGAAAACGGTTTTTTGAAAGGAATTTTATCTTGAATTGAAGGAAATTTTCAAGATGATCAGTCCGTTTATTTTCCAAGATCTTGTAAAATAAAAACTGTATATTAGAAACTTTCCGATCCTAAAATGGATTTTTGTAGCTTTTATTTTTTAGATAAGGTAAAAAATAAATTTTAGGATACTCTTATATGGTTTGTCTTTTACAAATCTTGAGATGAAACAAGCATTTTAAATTTTTATGCAATCTTTCAGCGATTTTGCCCGTAATTATCGGTTGTTTCTTTTGACGATCCGATTCTATTTTAAATTGAATGAGCTCTACAAGAGAGGAACCTCTTAGGATTGGTGCGATTTTATGCACATAAAGGCTGAAAACATACAGACCGGTCAGATACGAATCTTTAACGGTTCCGATTTGATTCTGATTCCTGATTCTTCCAATCCAGAGAAAGGAACTGTGTTTCTTCACGGAAGAAAGGTCGAAAACTGTCTAAATCTCAGAAAATATTCCACTTTTTTTGTCGTGTCCGATTTTGTCTCTAAAACCGGGTTTCCGGATAAGATCAAATTGCAGGAAATCGGCCCGGACGGATCGATTCTTGAAATATCCGAAAGCAAAATGGATTGTTATCGGGTAATGGGAATATTTTTAGAATAAGAATCAGTTTCTGCTGGATGCGAACTTATATAGAAATAGAATCCGTATGCACTATTCTTTTCCCAGGGGAATTTAATATGGTCCAAAAGAAAAAGACCAAAACTCAAAAATCGACTCCCAAAAAAAAACGAACAATCTCCGCATCTCAATCCGTAAAAAAGAACGACGTTCGACTTTCGGACATGGTCGATTTGGCAGCGGAAGAATTTGTAAAGGCCATTGAAATCATGGCGAAACTTTCCTCCGGTAATAGAACCAAGCTTAAAAACTCCATCAAAGCTGCGGCCAAGAATATTTTGAAAAATTGAACTTACATACGGCTAAAATTTCTTTTTTAGCGTTATACGATCTACAAATTCACATTTCTTTTTCAAGTCGCGAAACGTTGAACATTTTTGAAAAGAAAACGATGTTCAGATGTTTTATTCGATTTCGATTTCGATTTGAAAAAGGGCGTTCCAAGTTACGATTGTTTCTTAAATTTTCAAAATTTGTGCGCCAATTTTTTTCAAAATGAATTCATATTTTTTATAAAAAATAGAAAAGGATTTTAAAAAGTTTGGAAAAAAATTTCCAAAAAGATTCGATTTTTTTTATGAATCATAGTCAATTGTACGTATGGAAAACTTATTTTTAATTACACTCCTATTCTTAATTTTATTTGAGCAGTATAAAACCAGGGTTTCTCGGGAACGAATTCCGATTCGGGCTCTAAAACAATACGTTCATCGTTGATTTTAGAATCATTTCGAACCGGGGTCTTTTTTATGCTCCCGGTTTTGCGTTCTTAAACCTTCCTTTTTCCGACTCCTCACGCACTTTCGTTTCTTTAGAGAGTTGAAACATTCTCATTCTGTTGGAACCTTGTCTAAAGACCGAGGAACGCATGCACAAAAAACCGATGACTCCAACAAGAGCCGTAGAGACTTTTATTCGTTGCAAAAAAAATCGAGAACCGATCGCTGAAGAAGTGTTTTTGGTTTTGGATTCTTTCAAAATTTGGAATGAGATCGAGCTTACCGGTTTGCTCAACGCGTCTTTTTATTTTCCTGAAATCTTATCCGATTACAGATCCGAAACTGCAATCAACGCAATCCTTCAAAAATTCAATCAAAGAATCGTGGACATGCCTATTCAATGAGTCATTTTACCGAGCCAAAAGTAATCTATCAAGAAGCCAATCCATACGGTACTTTTACCGCGTATTTAGAGGACGATGGAAGGACGGTTTATCTTTATCTTCAGGGAGAACAGAATCCCGAATTCGGGATCAAATCCGTATGGGTTTGTAATCGGATTGCTGCTCCGGAAAGAAGAAATCAGGAAGATCTTGCCAGTGGTTTTGCGCCGATTCTCAATCAATTGGAAGTGAGCGATTCGAAACCGCATCCGCCGTTGGATGAAAAGGAACTCTATTTTATCTGGACGGAAGAAGGGGATGGAGTCGCTCTTTTTTACAAAGAAACGTTGTATGCATTCCTTCCTCCTTGGTCGGGTATCAAAGGATTTCACGGATATTCGTTGTATGCAAAGGTGGATGCGATCACTGCGTATCCGTTGGGAAATTCAGAATTTGGGATTATTCCGGATCGAGTGCAGCGTTCCCGCGATTTTTGGGAAGCTCGTTCCCAAAAAGGAGCCTGGAAGGAGATTCAAGAAAAACGTCTTCATTTTTTAGAATCCAAGTTTGGAGAACACGATAAGTATTGGTCCGCAGACGGTGGAAAGTATCCGCAACTCGGAATCGTTCGTTTTAAAGCGGAAAAATATCCGGGCATTCTTATTTACAGCACGATTGGAATGAGCGCGCAGAATATGCCTTCTGTGGAGCTTTTTCACAAGGATTACGAAGATTTTGCAAGGCTTGAGCTCGTTCTCGCTGTAAAAATCGGCTCCGAAGGTTTGGAACGATCCGAGTCTTGGGTTCCTCATCTTATCGGAGAATTGATCCGATTTCCTTGGAATATGGCGAAATGGTTCGGTCATGGACATACGATTTCAATGTCGCGCAAAGATCCGGAAGCCCTGTATTTGAATTTTACTTCTATCCTATTTAGAGATCTGGAAAGTTTTCCGTCCTTTACGCCCGATTTAACGGGATTGATTGGTGAAAACGGAAAGAAGATTCGATTTTTGGCCATGCTACCGGTATCCGAAGAAGAAAAAGAATACGCTCAGAAAGACGGGATTCAATCTTTCAATCAAACTTGGGATGAGAAAGGATATCCCTGGTATCATGACTCGGAGAGACATACACTTGTCTAAATTTGATTTTATGGAAGAAATCATTGATTCAATCAGACGTTATGCGAATCAGTTCGCATTTTTATCATCGTTGCTTTGTATCGGATTGATTTGGATCACTCTTCCGTTAGCTATTTTATCAGAGAATACGGATCCTCTCAGTGCCGAGGTTCAGGAAAAGATATGGCAGGAGATTTATAATCAGGATTTTCATTCTTCCAAGAAGTTAATTCAGCTTGAGTTGGCAAAGAGTGGTAAAAATGAGACAATACCTCTTCTATCTCTCTTGGAAATATCGTTAAACGGATTGCAAAGATACAAACAAGCGAACGAGATCCGTAAAAAGATTCTATCGATCTGGGAAACTAAGTATAAAAAATCTTTTTTGGATGAGAATTATCCGATCAATCTCTCCACTTGGACGAGAATGGTCGTAGTAAAACCGGATACGTTACTCATTGGAGCGGAATATTTTATTCCATATCCGATCAACTCGGGGAAAGAAGGTTTTTATTATCATAAATTCACCTCATACAATCGTTTCTCAAAGAAGCCGACTCGATTTTTTAAATTAGAAAGATCACCTTCTACCAATCATGAATTTCGTCTTTATGAGATTCATTCCGAT comes from the Leptospira sp. WS92.C1 genome and includes:
- the ligA gene encoding NAD-dependent DNA ligase LigA, with the protein product MAKKKNEAEKSLSAKEAKQEIAKLSNEIRQHQHLYYVKNKAKISDFEFDKLFRRLQDLEELFPQFKDPASPTLVVGSDLDKDFEKFQHKLPVLSLINTYNDEELLDWVNKTDPEGIYSVEWKIDGASIVLYYENGMLQNGVTRGSGGIGDDVTDNIRTIRNIPLRLPEPVTVYLRGEVFMTFKDFEEYNEISSGKYANPRNLSAGSIKQKNSSETAKRPLRIFTYDATFPEESKKFKKHQDILSKLDKLTFPVPPNTVFVTGSKIAKTIKDFKKKKESLGFPTDGLVIKLDDISKRDALGYTSHSPRWARAYKFDAVLKESKIVNITYAVGRTGKITPRAEIEPVSLAGTTVTFATLHNQDYIDELGVGIGAIVRVAKRGEIIPAVEEVVTPGKDVYQIPDRCPSCKTKTIKKENLVDLFCPNPNCPDRVKNGIIFFCQRKQMDIEGLGDKQIEFLYDHDYVRSVADLYDLKNKKETLMEEEGFGEKSVSIILNGIEESKQKDFRFVLPSIGLPEIGHKVTELLIEHGIDSIDQILAIAKDEEKTESLLEIPGIGPSTIIAFKENFSDQRILKLIHHLKKSGLKMKADPVKVADEQPFEGQSWCVTGSFENFQPRDKAMDLIVYYGGRKVSAVSSKTTHLLAGPGAGSKLEKANELGITVYDETQFLDLLRSLGIDFKNSL
- a CDS encoding acyl-CoA dehydrogenase family protein — its product is MLFLNPYLESEDRDFYITVKEFAKEKAFPTVEQRDEDCIWDSELWKEMGSMGLLGIPLPEQYGGQGGTCFQCCLAQEAFNAGSLDSGFGLSWGAHMIIGTLPILFQGTDAQKNKYLPKLASGEWIAGLGLTEPDSGSDAADMRTFAEKTQGGFILNGSKMYITNGPIGQVFIIMARTTKSRGPMGVSAFIVESHRKGFRVSKVLKKLGHNTSTTAELSFEDMFVPDENLLGPLNSGFLRIGKATLEWERTVLIAALMGGMENAVESCLQYAWNRHQFGKPILSFFAIKEKIARTWVYLCAARRLIYFVARKKDSEPKVSLPMESSIVKLYASEVSEEIASDAVQIFGGMGYMREVPVSRLFRDVKLGTIGGGTSEVQRSIISASYGGFDKFKNIIESSVSEEIRNETDKKTKETPVTELVSSLEKLIQAVGEHPGRKKRQSTEFGFADLLTLTTILKLSVWDLIENSNHYKTEDKERDIHILAYYLTARYIRGIVYLKDLDADGVSRFLRAFGNLSVPEKEIENCIEFLKEGILGATVSA
- a CDS encoding long-chain fatty acid--CoA ligase, translated to MNTEFRYLYDLLEFTVKRFPEKETFCKRTDYEIKGRTFSTVKNQVDEMTAGLIAEGITNEDKILYLCDASTNWFVADLSIISSGAVCVPRGTDVVDDDILYIVNHSESRYAIVQKDRDKQRLIQLASKIPEIEKIFVLEDDKGELKSGSDGALTLMQSGREYLKKQPDAIRKRLNEKSPDELATLIYTSGTTGAPKGVMLNQTGWISAVDKVVRFTGLTSEDSGVSLLPPWHAFERAIEYCTVGLGAAFLVSNITSLKEDLRDFRPTLFPSVPRIWESLYNGIMTKVSKESSIKKSLFYFFLEIGMIWAHNKSIVLGYDFQIEKPFFLTQTTRKLIAFVKLILLSPLKLCAIAIFSSVHKALGGRLRVSVSAGSALPSVVDKFLSAIGLIVLEGYGMTETSAVTSVRKPERPSPGTVGIPVEGYEYRLKDEAGNSIPKGSFQKGTLWLKSKQILMGYYKRPELNKVVFDKDGFFDTGDIMRVSYRGELSFAGRAKDTIVLAGGENVEPVPIEDQLLNSPYINQVMVTGHESKHLVVLIVPDFDRMRAQFDGLPGDTKEWNRNQKIREVFKNEIASRISRKKGYKAFELVPQNAFYIVPRPFDLDKEMTRTLKIKRNEILDNFKEEIMELMK
- a CDS encoding thiolase family protein; this encodes MNPVLLGVSDSIASDFPEEYKEWPGEKKVLEHYKKSIHDLLQFLGMKPETLQETITDFVSIEPASLGKSGYGHSVRIANELGYTGFRSHLIDLGGASVTGAIGQARIILRSDPEAVVLVAAADIPKSAFKQVSDMKRLNETVCHPIFELNYGATLIAMYGLLMKRTMFEDGITQNDLEEITKKFRSNAITNPRAHVYQQEITEKQLRRTIADPYPAPMIAIVTDHGFATLLMSEKKAKKLKSQGKLRKDLNPMYLIGAGHAAHAEYFMLKGDFATPAGSAGEIAFASAGIEREEIDYAWIYDCFTGMLILQSSEYFGISKKNAANSLKRGELEFKNGKKIKINEMGGILNYQAAMSISAATGLIDLATHYGLYSKNVPNIEINRPAKSLLGGNGGVDSINSVAIFSSTPSKTKSRVPQSKKLFLNQNGAKENETGLVYSSTTVNMNPGSFTKAPYSLALVKMGSGRYVMVNVFDFQGELLKTDQSLQIDRSKLKIVNENGFLKGILS
- a CDS encoding suppressor of fused domain protein, whose translation is MSHFTEPKVIYQEANPYGTFTAYLEDDGRTVYLYLQGEQNPEFGIKSVWVCNRIAAPERRNQEDLASGFAPILNQLEVSDSKPHPPLDEKELYFIWTEEGDGVALFYKETLYAFLPPWSGIKGFHGYSLYAKVDAITAYPLGNSEFGIIPDRVQRSRDFWEARSQKGAWKEIQEKRLHFLESKFGEHDKYWSADGGKYPQLGIVRFKAEKYPGILIYSTIGMSAQNMPSVELFHKDYEDFARLELVLAVKIGSEGLERSESWVPHLIGELIRFPWNMAKWFGHGHTISMSRKDPEALYLNFTSILFRDLESFPSFTPDLTGLIGENGKKIRFLAMLPVSEEEKEYAQKDGIQSFNQTWDEKGYPWYHDSERHTLV
- a CDS encoding MaoC family dehydratase is translated as MYQKGKSYKEIEIGDKASFSKTITETDIYLFAGISGDFNPLHVDEEYAKTTAFGTRIAHGGLAASLLAPVLGMKLPGLGTVALETMTKFRKPVFPGDTITCTVEVKAKIERIQMVEMKILWTNQKGETIGKGNCKVLPPGSNP